The proteins below are encoded in one region of Brevundimonas fontaquae:
- a CDS encoding ArsR/SmtB family transcription factor codes for MTDDQAAAMERLKEKAPEAAELLRQLANANRLLILCHIAEEERSVGQLEADLGIKQPALSQQLAELRQYGLVKTRRQSRSIFYSIADERAQAVMGMLYEIFCGDAKAVGARAAAAAADAPRPSTPARGDTAQFARITAVARR; via the coding sequence ATGACCGACGATCAAGCGGCCGCCATGGAGCGGTTGAAGGAAAAGGCGCCGGAGGCCGCAGAGCTGTTGCGGCAGCTGGCCAACGCCAACCGGCTGCTGATCCTGTGCCATATCGCCGAGGAGGAGCGCTCGGTCGGTCAGCTCGAGGCGGACCTGGGCATCAAACAGCCGGCGCTGTCCCAGCAGCTGGCTGAGCTGCGCCAGTACGGTCTGGTCAAGACGCGTCGTCAGTCGCGCTCGATCTTCTATTCGATCGCCGACGAGCGGGCCCAGGCGGTCATGGGCATGCTCTACGAAATCTTCTGCGGCGATGCGAAGGCGGTCGGCGCGCGCGCCGCTGCCGCTGCCGCTGACGCGCCCCGCCCATCGACCCCGGCGCGTGGCGACACGGCGCAATTCGCGCGTATCACCGCCGTCGCACGTCGCTGA
- a CDS encoding DsrE family protein, whose translation MKTLLLALTLAASVAASPSFAQAVSGFGGFKPLPEAGEQPDPSRVYQVIFDVSQGGPDDKVLKGLDRVARLANMLAAGGVDADHRQIVVVLHGAATLGVLSDAAWAARGKGDINPNSALIRALIAGGVQVRLCGQAMAGAGITPAELEPGVTVDLAALMTVIHHQQAGYALVVN comes from the coding sequence ATGAAGACCCTCCTCCTCGCCTTGACCCTGGCCGCCTCCGTTGCGGCCTCCCCCAGCTTCGCTCAGGCCGTCTCAGGTTTTGGCGGTTTCAAACCTCTGCCCGAGGCCGGCGAACAGCCGGATCCGTCGCGCGTCTACCAGGTCATCTTCGACGTCTCCCAGGGCGGTCCGGACGACAAGGTGTTGAAGGGGCTGGATCGTGTCGCGCGGCTGGCGAATATGCTGGCGGCGGGCGGCGTCGATGCCGACCATCGTCAGATCGTGGTCGTGCTGCATGGCGCCGCCACCCTTGGGGTTCTCTCCGATGCCGCCTGGGCCGCGCGCGGCAAGGGCGACATCAATCCCAACAGCGCCCTGATACGCGCTCTTATCGCCGGCGGCGTTCAGGTCCGGCTGTGCGGTCAGGCCATGGCGGGCGCAGGTATTACGCCAGCCGAACTGGAGCCGGGCGTGACCGTGGACCTCGCCGCCCTGATGACGGTCATCCACCACCAACAGGCAGGATATGCCTTGGTTGTGAACTGA
- a CDS encoding MBL fold metallo-hydrolase, whose protein sequence is MQIIEHGGARIAALHDKKTGSWQYVVSDPGTRKCAIIDPVWDFDEKAAATSTRNADAILKYVEAEGLTVEWLLDTHPHADHFSAAPYLNEKLEAPTAIGEKVVGVQRLWKDIYGLDDDFPADGRQWDRLFQAGDAFAVGDLPGRVIFSPGHTLASITYVIGGNAFVHDTLMMPDAGTSRADFPGGDSKALYESIQDILALPEDTGVFVGHDYGPDGREPACFSTVREQKADNIHVGGGRSEADFVRLRDGRDATLPLPNLMLYALQVNIRGGVLPPPSEDGRIYFKIPANHFAPPQETR, encoded by the coding sequence ATGCAGATCATCGAACACGGCGGGGCCCGCATCGCGGCGCTTCACGACAAGAAGACCGGCAGCTGGCAGTACGTCGTCTCCGACCCGGGCACCCGAAAATGCGCGATCATCGATCCGGTCTGGGATTTCGACGAGAAGGCGGCGGCGACATCGACGCGCAACGCTGACGCCATTCTCAAATACGTCGAGGCCGAGGGCCTGACCGTCGAATGGTTGCTGGACACCCATCCCCATGCCGACCATTTCTCGGCCGCGCCCTATCTCAACGAGAAGCTAGAGGCTCCAACCGCCATCGGCGAGAAAGTGGTTGGCGTCCAGAGGCTGTGGAAGGACATCTACGGCTTGGACGACGACTTCCCGGCCGATGGTCGCCAGTGGGACAGACTCTTCCAGGCCGGTGATGCGTTCGCCGTCGGCGACCTGCCGGGGCGGGTCATCTTCTCCCCAGGCCACACTCTGGCGTCCATCACCTATGTGATTGGCGGCAACGCCTTCGTCCACGACACTCTGATGATGCCGGATGCGGGCACCTCGCGCGCCGACTTCCCGGGCGGCGACTCCAAGGCGCTCTACGAAAGCATCCAAGACATCCTGGCCTTGCCCGAGGACACGGGCGTCTTCGTCGGCCACGACTATGGCCCCGATGGCCGCGAGCCCGCCTGCTTCAGCACTGTGCGTGAGCAGAAGGCGGACAATATCCATGTCGGCGGCGGGCGGAGCGAGGCGGATTTCGTTCGGCTTCGTGACGGGCGGGACGCTACCCTGCCCTTGCCGAACCTGATGCTCTACGCGCTTCAGGTGAACATTCGCGGCGGCGTCCTGCCGCCGCCCTCCGAGGACGGCCGCATCTATTTCAAGATCCCCGCCAATCACTTCGCCCCGCCCCAGGAGACTCGTTGA
- a CDS encoding L,D-transpeptidase family protein, with protein sequence MANRRSVTLNRRHLLAAAAAPLWASTAARAAPASFNITALTRAFYAARGGRPAWSGPSRRQAMDALALADRHGLAAPDGLALSEAELTQAILTLAEALAHGRVDPASVETLWEMGRNQVDTPPLLAKAVDDGTLAETMAGLAPQDRGYQGLCDGFLRYRAIADRGGWPAFALGATIEPFASDPRLPALLPRLRVEGDLSDAAASMVGSSGGDYGSVLQEAIRAFQVRHGLETDARIGPATQRALSISAEARARQIALNLERRRWLKRDVAPERIEVNTAASIMVYWKDGRPVHSMRVVTGDADNATPSLERPFASVVANPPWTVPTSIAQREILPRGAAYMRARNMTIQNGMVVQRAGPNAALGQVKFELQDSYAIFLHDTPSRGAFNQSFRHLSHSCVRVQDAVGFARLLLAPDPARLARFDAALDSGETVRVATGRPIDVRLLYWTAFLDGQGRVAFRDDIYRRDTRLAEALGIALNLPRPDDRRADADDVGP encoded by the coding sequence ATGGCCAACCGTCGCTCCGTCACCTTGAACCGTCGACACCTGCTGGCGGCGGCCGCAGCGCCGCTCTGGGCCTCGACGGCGGCGCGCGCCGCACCCGCATCCTTCAACATCACTGCCCTGACCAGAGCCTTCTACGCCGCCCGAGGCGGTCGTCCCGCCTGGTCGGGGCCATCGCGCCGGCAAGCCATGGACGCCTTGGCCCTGGCGGACCGCCACGGCCTAGCGGCGCCCGACGGCCTCGCCCTAAGCGAAGCCGAACTGACCCAGGCCATCCTGACCCTGGCCGAGGCGCTCGCCCACGGTCGGGTCGACCCGGCATCAGTCGAGACCCTTTGGGAAATGGGTCGCAACCAGGTCGATACGCCGCCGCTGCTGGCGAAGGCGGTCGATGACGGAACCTTGGCCGAGACCATGGCCGGCCTCGCGCCCCAGGACCGCGGTTATCAGGGCCTGTGCGACGGCTTCCTCCGCTATCGCGCCATCGCCGATCGCGGCGGCTGGCCGGCCTTCGCCCTGGGCGCGACGATCGAACCGTTTGCGTCGGACCCCCGCCTTCCCGCCCTCCTGCCACGCCTTAGGGTGGAAGGTGATCTCAGCGACGCCGCCGCCTCGATGGTGGGTTCGTCCGGCGGTGACTACGGATCGGTGCTTCAAGAGGCCATTCGGGCGTTCCAGGTGCGCCACGGCCTGGAGACGGACGCCCGCATCGGCCCGGCGACCCAGCGGGCGCTGTCGATTTCAGCCGAGGCCCGCGCGCGCCAGATCGCGCTCAATCTGGAACGCCGCCGCTGGCTGAAGCGGGACGTCGCGCCGGAACGGATTGAGGTGAACACCGCCGCCTCCATCATGGTCTACTGGAAGGACGGACGCCCCGTGCATTCGATGCGAGTGGTGACGGGCGATGCTGACAATGCGACGCCCAGCCTCGAACGGCCCTTCGCCTCGGTCGTCGCCAATCCGCCCTGGACGGTGCCGACCTCCATCGCCCAGCGCGAAATCCTGCCGCGCGGCGCCGCCTATATGCGGGCGCGCAACATGACGATCCAGAACGGCATGGTGGTGCAGCGCGCGGGTCCGAACGCCGCCTTGGGCCAGGTCAAGTTCGAGCTTCAGGACAGCTACGCCATCTTCCTGCACGACACCCCTTCGCGGGGCGCGTTCAACCAGAGCTTCCGGCATCTGAGCCATAGCTGCGTGCGGGTGCAGGACGCGGTCGGCTTCGCTCGGCTTCTGCTCGCGCCCGACCCCGCAAGGCTCGCCCGATTCGACGCCGCGCTGGACAGCGGCGAGACCGTCCGGGTGGCGACCGGTCGGCCGATCGACGTACGCCTGCTGTATTGGACCGCTTTCCTGGACGGCCAGGGCCGCGTCGCTTTTCGCGATGACATCTATCGTCGCGACACCCGGCTGGCGGAGGCCCTGGGTATCGCTCTCAACCTGCCACGGCCCGACGACCGACGCGCCGATGCGGACGACGTCGGCCCCTAG
- a CDS encoding substrate-binding domain-containing protein, with protein sequence MRPSTLALVALLSATALAAQAQSPADPLHVYGPGGPAPAMRDAAKAYETRTGRAVAVVAGPTPQWLDQAKADGDLIFSGSETMMTDFVSALDGRIRAEAVEPLYLRTSSILVRPGNPDGIGGLEDLFQPGRRVLVVNGAGQNGLWEDMAGRTGDIAKVRALRHNIVVYARNSAEARQAWIDDPTLDAWIIWGIWQVANPTLADVVEVEEPYRIYRDAGAVVTDTGRQDADAQPFLDFLKSDEGAAIFARWGWRTGQP encoded by the coding sequence ATGCGTCCTTCCACACTGGCGCTAGTCGCCCTTTTAAGCGCGACGGCCCTGGCCGCCCAGGCGCAGTCGCCTGCCGATCCTCTTCATGTCTACGGTCCCGGCGGCCCCGCCCCCGCCATGCGTGACGCAGCGAAGGCCTATGAAACGCGTACCGGTCGCGCGGTGGCCGTCGTCGCTGGACCGACGCCCCAATGGCTTGATCAGGCCAAGGCGGACGGCGACCTGATCTTCTCCGGCTCGGAGACGATGATGACCGACTTCGTCAGCGCTCTGGACGGACGCATCCGCGCCGAGGCGGTCGAGCCGCTCTATCTGCGGACGTCCTCTATCCTCGTGCGGCCGGGAAATCCGGACGGCATCGGCGGCCTGGAAGATCTCTTCCAGCCGGGTCGCCGGGTCTTGGTCGTCAATGGCGCGGGCCAGAACGGCCTGTGGGAGGATATGGCCGGCCGCACCGGCGACATCGCCAAGGTCCGGGCGCTGCGTCACAACATCGTCGTCTATGCCCGCAACAGCGCCGAGGCCCGCCAGGCCTGGATTGACGACCCGACGCTGGACGCGTGGATCATCTGGGGCATCTGGCAGGTCGCCAATCCGACCCTCGCTGATGTGGTCGAGGTCGAAGAGCCCTATCGCATCTACCGCGACGCCGGCGCCGTGGTGACGGACACTGGCCGCCAGGACGCCGACGCCCAGCCCTTCCTCGACTTTTTGAAGTCCGACGAGGGGGCCGCCATCTTCGCGCGTTGGGGCTGGCGGACCGGCCAACCTTAA
- a CDS encoding SAM-dependent methyltransferase — translation MDPITARDFWNTRYDRQDYLFGEAPNAFLAAQIDRLTPGMTALAVADGEGRNGVWLAEQGLTVTTTDIAPRAIEKALALAKRRGVALDAQLADLETWAWPQDAFDVVVAVFIQFAPPARRDRIFERMKAAVKPGGLVLLQGYRPEQIAYGTGGPGQVENLYTEALLRDAFADFDILHLRGHDSDVSEGAGHCGRSALIDLIARRP, via the coding sequence ATGGACCCCATCACCGCGCGCGACTTCTGGAACACCCGCTACGACCGTCAGGACTATCTGTTCGGCGAAGCCCCCAATGCCTTTCTGGCCGCCCAAATCGATCGACTGACGCCGGGCATGACGGCGCTGGCGGTCGCCGACGGCGAGGGTCGAAACGGCGTATGGCTCGCCGAACAGGGCCTGACCGTCACGACCACCGACATCGCCCCTCGCGCGATCGAGAAGGCGCTCGCCCTGGCCAAGCGACGCGGGGTCGCGCTGGACGCTCAGTTGGCGGATCTCGAAACCTGGGCCTGGCCGCAGGACGCCTTCGACGTCGTGGTCGCCGTCTTCATTCAGTTCGCCCCGCCTGCCCGGCGCGACCGGATCTTCGAGCGTATGAAGGCGGCGGTGAAGCCTGGCGGCCTGGTCCTGCTGCAGGGCTATCGGCCGGAACAGATCGCCTATGGTACGGGCGGCCCGGGGCAGGTCGAGAACCTCTACACCGAGGCGCTGCTCCGCGACGCCTTCGCCGACTTCGATATTCTGCATTTGAGAGGCCACGACAGCGACGTCTCGGAGGGCGCAGGCCACTGTGGCCGTTCGGCCCTCATCGACCTGATCGCCCGTCGCCCCTGA
- a CDS encoding MBL fold metallo-hydrolase: MSSPIPDPTRDHAADIVRAALGDPRQRPVVRSFFDEATFTVSHVVRDPGSDVCAIIDSVLDYDPASGRTAHASADALIDYVKSEGLTVQWLLETHAHADHLSAAPYLQEKLGGQLAIGHEILTVQAVFGKIFNEGTDFRRDGSQFDHLFNDGDRFEIGGLKATVLHVPGHTPACLAYVIGDAVFPGDTLFMPDYGSARCDFPGGDARTLYRSIHRLTALPDEARVFLCHDYKAAGRDEFAWETTIGAQRTGNIHVRDGVSEDEFVAMRTQRDATLPMPKLILPSVQVNMNGGRPPEPEDNGVRYLKVPLNAM; this comes from the coding sequence ATGTCCTCGCCCATCCCCGATCCCACCCGCGACCACGCCGCCGACATCGTGCGCGCCGCGCTGGGCGATCCTCGCCAGCGCCCTGTCGTCAGGTCATTCTTCGACGAGGCCACCTTCACCGTCAGCCATGTCGTGCGCGATCCCGGCTCCGACGTCTGCGCCATCATCGACAGCGTGCTCGACTACGATCCGGCGTCCGGCCGCACCGCCCACGCCTCGGCGGACGCCCTCATTGATTACGTGAAATCCGAAGGTCTCACGGTCCAGTGGCTGTTGGAGACCCACGCCCACGCCGATCACCTGTCGGCGGCGCCCTATCTCCAAGAAAAGCTCGGCGGTCAGCTGGCCATCGGCCATGAGATCCTCACCGTCCAGGCGGTCTTCGGCAAGATATTCAACGAAGGGACCGACTTCCGCCGCGACGGCAGCCAGTTCGACCATCTGTTCAACGACGGCGACCGGTTCGAGATCGGCGGGCTCAAGGCCACGGTCCTGCATGTGCCCGGCCACACCCCGGCCTGTCTGGCCTATGTCATCGGCGACGCCGTCTTCCCGGGCGACACCCTGTTCATGCCGGATTACGGGTCCGCGCGCTGCGACTTCCCCGGCGGAGACGCCCGGACGCTGTATCGCTCCATCCATCGTTTGACCGCCCTGCCGGACGAGGCGCGGGTGTTCCTGTGCCATGACTATAAGGCCGCCGGGCGGGACGAGTTCGCCTGGGAGACGACGATCGGCGCTCAGCGCACGGGCAATATCCATGTGCGTGACGGTGTCAGCGAGGATGAATTCGTGGCCATGCGGACGCAGAGGGATGCGACCTTGCCCATGCCCAAGCTGATCCTGCCATCAGTGCAGGTGAACATGAACGGCGGCCGTCCGCCCGAGCCTGAGGACAATGGGGTGCGCTACCTCAAGGTCCCGCTGAACGCGATGTGA
- a CDS encoding peroxiredoxin: protein MTGLPRLNEPAPDFRARTTHGDRSLADYRGKWLILFSHPSDFTPVCTTEFIGFAKHADEFAAMNCELLGLSIDSIFSHLAWTRNIKEKFGVQIPFPIIEDLKMEVAQAYGMIHPGAADTSAVRATFLIDPEGKLRAMVYYPMSNGRSIEEFVRLLTALQASDANGVATPENWRPGQPAIVPPPKTAEAAEARASEGYDYTDWYFSTRDLPDAPKAA from the coding sequence ATGACTGGACTGCCCCGCCTCAACGAACCCGCCCCTGACTTTCGCGCCCGCACCACCCACGGTGATCGCAGCCTGGCCGATTACCGCGGCAAATGGCTGATCCTCTTTTCCCACCCCTCGGACTTCACCCCGGTCTGCACGACCGAGTTCATTGGCTTCGCCAAGCACGCGGATGAATTCGCCGCGATGAATTGCGAGCTCCTGGGGCTCTCCATCGACAGTATTTTCTCTCATCTGGCCTGGACGCGGAACATCAAGGAGAAGTTCGGCGTCCAAATCCCCTTCCCCATCATCGAGGATCTGAAGATGGAAGTGGCCCAGGCCTACGGGATGATCCATCCCGGCGCCGCCGACACCTCGGCCGTTCGCGCCACCTTCCTGATCGATCCGGAAGGCAAGCTGCGCGCCATGGTCTACTACCCCATGAGCAATGGCCGCAGCATTGAAGAGTTCGTCCGGCTTCTCACCGCCCTGCAGGCGTCCGACGCCAACGGGGTCGCAACGCCTGAAAACTGGCGCCCTGGCCAACCCGCCATCGTCCCCCCGCCCAAGACCGCCGAGGCGGCCGAAGCCCGCGCTTCGGAGGGTTATGACTACACCGACTGGTACTTTTCGACGCGCGACCTCCCCGACGCCCCGAAAGCCGCCTGA
- a CDS encoding peroxiredoxin: METIDTGPAVYPPAMRALRINDTAPDFSARTTQGEKRLSDYRGRWLVLFSHPADFTPVCTSEFVALARQAEAFAAIECDLMALSVDSLYSHLAWLKDIYRRFGVKVPFPIIEDPSMAIGHAFGMVDAGSSDSATVRATFVIDPEGVVRAISWYPMNIGRSVDELLRLVTALQTSDREAASTPAGWMPGDALLEPAATTLDAAIADGEGDAPWYYRERRA, encoded by the coding sequence ATGGAAACGATCGACACCGGGCCAGCCGTCTATCCCCCCGCAATGCGCGCCCTGCGCATCAACGATACGGCGCCGGACTTCAGCGCGCGCACGACGCAGGGCGAAAAGCGCCTCAGCGACTATCGTGGACGTTGGCTGGTTTTGTTCTCGCATCCAGCGGACTTCACGCCGGTCTGCACCAGCGAGTTCGTGGCCCTGGCCCGGCAGGCCGAGGCCTTCGCGGCGATCGAGTGCGATCTGATGGCCCTGTCGGTGGACAGCCTCTATTCGCACCTGGCCTGGCTGAAGGACATCTATCGCCGCTTCGGCGTGAAGGTGCCGTTCCCGATCATCGAGGATCCCTCCATGGCCATCGGCCACGCCTTCGGCATGGTGGACGCCGGTTCGAGCGACAGCGCGACGGTGCGCGCCACCTTCGTGATCGATCCCGAAGGCGTGGTGCGCGCCATCAGCTGGTACCCGATGAACATCGGCCGCTCGGTTGATGAACTGCTGCGCCTCGTCACCGCCTTGCAGACCTCGGACCGCGAGGCGGCCTCTACGCCGGCGGGCTGGATGCCCGGCGACGCCCTGCTGGAGCCGGCCGCCACCACCCTCGACGCCGCCATCGCCGACGGTGAAGGCGATGCGCCTTGGTATTATCGCGAGCGCCGCGCATGA
- a CDS encoding cupin domain-containing protein codes for MKGFIDNIERLTEENTDFRRVLYTGHNLQLVLMAIPPGQEIGEEVHDDRDQFFRIEAGEGEIWIDGVRHAVKADDGVIVPQGARHNVVSTGSEPLRLYTLYGPPEHLEGTVHVTVDEASADHEHFDGRTTE; via the coding sequence ATGAAGGGCTTCATCGACAATATCGAACGTCTGACCGAGGAGAACACAGACTTTCGCCGTGTTCTCTATACCGGCCACAATCTGCAACTCGTCCTCATGGCCATTCCGCCCGGTCAGGAGATCGGCGAAGAGGTCCACGACGACCGCGACCAGTTCTTCCGCATCGAGGCCGGCGAGGGCGAAATCTGGATCGACGGCGTTCGTCACGCGGTGAAGGCGGACGACGGCGTCATCGTTCCTCAGGGGGCGCGCCACAATGTGGTCAGCACGGGTTCCGAACCGCTTCGGCTCTACACCCTCTACGGTCCGCCAGAGCATCTCGAGGGGACGGTTCACGTCACAGTGGATGAGGCCTCTGCCGACCACGAGCATTTCGACGGCCGCACGACTGAATAG
- a CDS encoding bifunctional metallophosphatase/5'-nucleotidase, translating to MTDLTLLQLNDLHGYLEPHPELVRTEGGWRFERLGGVARIARIFEEARAEGPCLTLDNGDTFHGTRVAVASRGEALVPIMNALKIDAMTAHWEFAYGPAGFKALASRLDYPVLAANVFRKDDGAPVFEGRRIFERGGLRIGVIGLACPIVDKTMPPAFSEGVRFEMGVAEAREQLHRLREEKVDLVVLLSHLGFPQDLKLAAETPGLDVILSGHTHNRLHEPARVGDTLIIQSGCHGAYVGRLDLEIADGRVSLRRHRLIAVDPGPEDDHVAGLVETALAPERERLARVVGRTALPLHRYAMASAPMDDVLLAAVATAAEVEVAFSNGWRYGAPVAPGPVTLGDLYNIVPMNPPISRTTLTGAELKAMLEENLERTFAADPYEQMGGYIKRCRGLTAFVKLENPKGQRLDRLLIGGRPIEPDRDYRVAFITAQGVPKRYGRDRQTLGISAVEALETWFADHTPGETDLPASVLII from the coding sequence ATGACCGACCTGACCCTGCTCCAGCTGAACGACCTGCACGGTTACCTCGAGCCGCATCCCGAACTGGTGCGCACCGAAGGCGGCTGGCGGTTCGAGCGGCTGGGCGGGGTCGCCCGCATCGCCCGCATCTTCGAAGAGGCGCGCGCCGAAGGTCCGTGCCTGACCCTGGACAACGGCGACACCTTCCACGGCACGCGGGTCGCCGTCGCCAGCCGGGGCGAGGCGCTGGTTCCGATCATGAACGCCCTGAAGATCGACGCCATGACAGCGCACTGGGAATTCGCCTATGGGCCTGCGGGATTCAAGGCGCTCGCTTCAAGGCTCGATTATCCCGTTCTGGCCGCCAACGTCTTCCGCAAAGACGACGGCGCGCCGGTGTTCGAAGGGCGCCGCATCTTCGAGCGCGGTGGTCTGAGGATCGGCGTGATCGGCCTGGCCTGTCCTATTGTCGACAAGACCATGCCCCCTGCCTTCTCCGAAGGCGTGCGGTTTGAAATGGGGGTGGCCGAAGCCCGCGAGCAGTTGCACCGGCTCCGGGAGGAGAAGGTCGATCTGGTCGTGCTGCTGTCGCACCTGGGCTTTCCACAGGATCTGAAGTTGGCCGCGGAAACGCCGGGCCTCGACGTGATCCTGAGCGGCCACACCCATAACCGCCTGCACGAACCGGCGCGCGTCGGCGACACCCTGATTATCCAGTCCGGATGCCACGGCGCCTATGTCGGTCGGCTTGATCTGGAGATTGCAGACGGCCGCGTATCCCTGCGGCGGCATCGGCTCATTGCCGTGGACCCTGGCCCCGAAGACGATCACGTCGCCGGCTTGGTGGAGACGGCCCTGGCTCCCGAGCGGGAGCGTCTGGCGCGCGTGGTCGGCCGCACGGCCCTGCCCCTGCATCGCTACGCCATGGCCAGCGCGCCTATGGACGACGTTCTTCTGGCGGCGGTCGCCACGGCAGCCGAGGTCGAGGTCGCCTTCTCTAACGGCTGGCGCTACGGCGCGCCGGTCGCCCCGGGTCCGGTCACCTTGGGCGACCTCTACAACATCGTGCCGATGAATCCCCCGATCTCGCGCACGACGCTGACAGGAGCCGAGCTGAAGGCCATGCTCGAAGAGAATCTGGAGCGCACCTTCGCCGCGGACCCGTATGAGCAGATGGGCGGCTATATCAAACGCTGCCGGGGGCTGACGGCTTTCGTCAAGCTTGAGAATCCGAAGGGGCAGCGCCTCGACCGCCTCCTGATCGGAGGTCGCCCGATCGAGCCGGACAGGGATTACCGGGTCGCCTTCATCACCGCCCAGGGCGTGCCCAAACGCTACGGCCGCGATCGCCAGACGCTGGGCATATCCGCTGTTGAAGCGCTGGAGACCTGGTTCGCCGATCATACACCCGGCGAGACCGACCTGCCCGCCAGCGTCCTGATCATCTGA
- a CDS encoding DsbA family protein — protein sequence MNRTFAPALAAVLALAACGPADADNGAAPASPAAASGQDMPAIAQVGFNDLLRDPAAPFIGAENADVTIIGFVDYNCPYCKKMQPEIDGLLKADPKVRVLYKDWPIFGDVSETAARTALAAGYQGKYEAVHNAFMLSPSRIADQADITRLVQSAGVDMARLNQDLADHRADIDAVLDRNGREAAALALQGTPAFIINGNLIPGGMPQAQLEAVIGRIRSGQPLR from the coding sequence ATGAACCGCACCTTCGCCCCCGCTCTCGCCGCCGTTCTGGCGCTCGCCGCCTGCGGCCCCGCCGACGCTGACAACGGCGCGGCGCCCGCCAGCCCTGCCGCCGCCTCTGGACAGGACATGCCCGCCATCGCCCAGGTCGGTTTCAACGATCTGCTTCGGGATCCGGCCGCGCCCTTCATCGGCGCCGAGAACGCCGATGTGACCATTATCGGCTTCGTCGATTACAACTGCCCCTACTGCAAGAAGATGCAGCCCGAGATCGACGGCCTGCTGAAGGCGGACCCCAAGGTTCGCGTCCTGTACAAGGACTGGCCGATCTTCGGCGACGTCTCGGAGACCGCCGCCCGGACCGCCCTGGCCGCCGGCTATCAGGGCAAGTATGAGGCCGTCCATAACGCCTTCATGCTGTCGCCGTCGCGCATCGCCGACCAGGCGGACATCACGCGTCTGGTCCAGTCGGCCGGCGTAGACATGGCGCGCCTGAACCAGGACCTGGCCGATCACCGCGCAGACATCGACGCCGTGCTGGACCGCAATGGCCGAGAGGCGGCGGCTTTGGCCCTGCAGGGCACGCCCGCCTTTATCATTAACGGCAATCTGATCCCTGGCGGCATGCCCCAGGCGCAACTGGAGGCCGTGATCGGTCGTATTCGTTCCGGACAACCGCTGCGCTGA
- a CDS encoding TlpA disulfide reductase family protein, with product MNAITLGPLVLSGERFAIIAGVFVFMIGAGLLASRVSPRFNLWSTVLVFGGLAAARLGHVATHWEYFGADPWRAFAVWQGGFSWIWVAPVVILATFLLLRTPRERAWAIAPVLASALVWTTAHQLASATQPMAPPALTLAAMDGPPVDLSAPGDRPTVINLWATWCPPCRREMPALAQAEKAHPNVRFLFVNQGEGEAGVRAFLQSQGLALDHVLFDEAMAVPRHYGTAGIPVTLFLHADGRLAKAHMGEIAPEQIATEIARLH from the coding sequence ATGAACGCCATCACCCTGGGTCCGCTCGTCCTGTCGGGCGAACGGTTCGCCATCATCGCAGGCGTATTCGTCTTCATGATCGGCGCCGGACTGCTGGCCAGCCGTGTCAGCCCGCGCTTCAACCTGTGGAGCACCGTTCTGGTGTTCGGCGGTCTGGCGGCCGCCCGCCTCGGTCACGTGGCGACGCATTGGGAGTATTTCGGCGCCGACCCGTGGCGGGCGTTCGCGGTCTGGCAGGGCGGGTTCAGCTGGATCTGGGTCGCGCCGGTCGTGATCCTGGCCACCTTCCTGCTGCTGCGCACCCCGCGCGAACGCGCTTGGGCCATTGCGCCTGTCCTGGCCAGCGCCCTGGTTTGGACGACCGCCCATCAATTGGCGTCGGCGACGCAGCCCATGGCGCCGCCCGCCCTGACGCTGGCGGCGATGGACGGCCCGCCCGTCGACCTTTCCGCTCCGGGCGACCGGCCCACGGTGATCAATCTCTGGGCCACCTGGTGCCCGCCATGCCGACGAGAGATGCCGGCCTTGGCTCAGGCCGAGAAAGCTCATCCGAACGTGCGCTTCCTCTTCGTCAACCAGGGCGAGGGCGAGGCCGGCGTTCGCGCCTTCCTCCAGAGCCAGGGACTGGCGCTCGACCATGTCCTGTTCGACGAGGCCATGGCGGTGCCGCGCCACTACGGCACGGCCGGCATTCCGGTGACCCTGTTCCTCCACGCCGACGGCCGTCTAGCCAAGGCCCACATGGGGGAAATCGCCCCCGAACAGATCGCGACCGAAATCGCGCGTCTGCATTGA